A single Neoarius graeffei isolate fNeoGra1 chromosome 23, fNeoGra1.pri, whole genome shotgun sequence DNA region contains:
- the loxl5b gene encoding lysyl oxidase-like 5b translates to MIKMAQVVILVLCCALESLVVGQHAQDRVGPWMQRIQWENNGHVYSLLSTGSEYHSPLHSRRESRVYLSSRSQAASPLSPAEARDALAHFRVTTSHPGASGTASALTGHDNRYNVLASGRATGARYAHLVSPPSRRGLTGAPGARRYATGAASNNTNSAPLSEYSGSGVPRRSASITENQVVQSPSPNPESARLESMNPHQSYPDPPVSVEESPGDVVATAPGPLRRRHQETTSDNMVGDDPRNPLKNHRNTVFYNVYPSGRRVVTARTRRPPPGTGYGTRYFHNGLPDLVPDPYSIQAGSYVQRMQMYALRCAAEENCLARSAYRPTVRDIDFRVLLRFPQKVQNLGTADFLPVKPRHQWEWHSCHQHYHSMDAFSVYDLLDINTGRKVAEGHKASFCLEDTGCSPGFRRRYACTAHTQGLSPGCHDTYAANIDCQWIDITDVPPGNYILKITVNPNYLVPESDFSNNVVRCEIFYSGHHVQTHNCRITRN, encoded by the exons ATGATCAAGATGGCACAAGTGGTCATTTTGGTTTTATGCTGCGCGCTGGAGAGTTTGGTCGTGGGGCAGCACGCGCAGGACCGAGTCGGACCGTGGATGCAGAGGATCCAGTGGGAGAACAACGGGCACGTGTACAGCTTACTGAGTACGGGCAGTGAGTACCACTCACCCTTACACTCCAGGAGGGAGTCCCGCGTGTACCTGAGCAGCCGAAGCCAGGCGGCCAGCCCACTTTCTCCTGCAGAAGCGCGAGACGCTTTGGCGCACTTTCGCGTAACGACGTCGCACCCGGGTGCCAGCGGAACAGCGTCCGCGCTCACGGGACATGACAACAGATACAACGTCCTAGCGAGCGGCCGCGCCACAGGTGCCAGGTATGCGCATCTGGTCTCACCTCCATCACGCCGAGGACTCACGGGGGCACCAGGCGCAAGACGTTACGCCACCGGTGCTGCGTCAAACAACACGAATTCAGCGCCTCTATCAGAATACTCAGGAAGCGGCGTCCCGAGAAGATCAGCCTCGATCACTGAGAACCAAGTTGTCCAGTCGCCCAGTCCAAACCCGGAAAGTGCGCGCTTGGAGAGTATGAACCCGCACCAGTCCTATCCTGATCCTCCGGTCAGTGTGGAGGAGAGCCCCGGTGATGTCGTAGCTACAGCGCCTGGTCCACTCAGAAGAAGACACCAAGAAACGACATCCGACAACATGGTCGGCGATGATCCTCGGAACCCACTGAAAAACCACAGGAATACCGTTTTCTATAACGTGTATCCATCTGGCCGTCGGGTTGTCACCGCGCGCACGCGCCGTCCTCCACCGGGAACTGGGTACGGCACGAGATATTTCCACAACG GTCTCCCGGACCTCGTGCCAGATCCGTACTCCATTCAGGCTGGCTCCTATGTTCAGCGCATGCAGATGTATGCGCTCCGGTGCGCAGCTGAAGAGAACTGTCTCGCACG GTCAGCTTACAGACCAACAGTTAGGGACATCGACTTTAGGGTTCTGCTACGCTTCCCTCAGAAGGTCCAAAACCTTGGGACAGCAGACTTCCTGCCTGTAAAACCCAGACACCAGTGGGAATGGCATAGCTGTCATCA GCATTACCACAGCATGGATGCGTTCAGTGTCTATGATCTATTGGACATAAACACTGGCCGTAAGGTGGCAGAGGGACACAAAGCCAGCTTCTGTCTGGAGGATACTGGCTGTAGTCCAGGCTTCCGTCGGCGCTACGCTTGCACTGCGCATACACAG GGTTTGAGTCCTGGATGCCATGACACCTACGCTGCTAACATTGATTGCCAGTGGATCGACATCACAGATGTTCCTCCTGGTAACTACATCCTTAAG ATCACAGTTAACCCAAACTACTTGGTTCCTGAGTCTGATTTCTCCAACAACGTGGTGCGCTGTGAGATTTTCTACAGCGGTCATCACGTCCAGACTCATAATTGCAGGATAACCAG GAACTAA